The following are encoded together in the Culex pipiens pallens isolate TS chromosome 1, TS_CPP_V2, whole genome shotgun sequence genome:
- the LOC120427374 gene encoding uncharacterized protein K02A2.6-like, with amino-acid sequence MYALQLLHANHRGIQKMKQLSRQFVYWEGIGVDIEVFANSCKICQLKGIDRTPQIYGNWPLASTTFERVHIDFFQKYNRTFLILVDAHSRWVEIIRMNKTKAEEVAQELDTIFATFGFPGSMVSDNGPPFSSQKFSSFCKINNNIRTFLHHHHQTPTTGDRIIPNERVFNFIPRSELINLREKKTVFCTNYENENTRKFKKNDKVIYTYKMNGKKFTHEAVIIKPMSELIFLIQIQGNIRKAHVNQLNRIPQVPFTLKIRPDNSTPIHPNNTSPTLSTNSSDEEDNTKDSSADVEANNKESSSEESLSSADEETEP; translated from the exons ATGTATGCACTTCAACTACTGCATGCAAATCACAGAggaattcaaaaaatgaaacaattatCAAGACAATTTGTTTATTGGGAGGGAATTGGCGTAGATATTGAGGTTTTTGCTAACTCTTGTAAAATTTGCCAATTAAAAGGAATTGATAGAACACCACAAATATACGGCAATTGGCCATTAGCTTCAACAACATTTGAGCGAGTGCATATTGACTTTTTCCAGAAATACAATCGCACTTTCTTAATATTAGTAGACGCACACTCACGATGGGTTGAAATAATAAGAATGAACAAAACAAAAGCAGAAGAAGTGGCCCAGGAACTTGACACAATTTTTGCCACCTTTGGTTTTCCTGGCTCCATGGTGAGTGACAATGGGCCTCCATTTAGTAGCCAAaaattctcatcattttgtaag ATAAACAATAATATTCGCACATTTCTACATCACCATCACCAAACTCCCACAACTGGAGACCGAATTATTCCAAACGAGAGAGTTTTCAACTTTATTCCACGTTCTGAACTTATAAATTTAAGAGaaaagaaaacagttttctgcacgaattacgaaaatgaaaacactagaaaatttaagaaaaacgaTAAGGTAATTTACACTTATAAGATGAATGGGAAGAAGTTCACTCATGAAGCTGTAATCATAAAGCCAATGTCAGAATTAATTTTTCTTATTCAAATTCAGGGAAACATTCGCAAAGCTCATGTAAACCAATTAAATAGAATCCCACAAGTtccatttacattaaaaatcagGCCAGATAATTCTACTCCCAtacacccaaacaacacatccCCAACATTGTCAACAAACAGTTCTGATGAAGAAGACAACACAAAAGATTCGTCAGCTGATGTAGAGGCAAACAATAAAGAATCATCATCTGAAGAGTCACTTTCATCAGCTGACGAAGAAACAGAACCATAA
- the LOC120427375 gene encoding uncharacterized protein LOC120427375: MSLVEMEPLVVKRSTEAERLGVLKQAEVAESVSHRQTDQGQEGGESRRIIARWQTMQDDKMVGVGDLSWSNRDNFNSTAALEAMLVSSVLKRNMTTQVLIISATPSLIE; encoded by the exons ATGAGCTTAGTCGAAATGGAACCGCTGGTGGTGAAGAGGAGCACCGAGGCTGAACGACTCGGTGTCCTGAAGCAGGCAGAAGTTGCCGAAAGCGTTAGCCATCGACAAACTGACCAAGGTCAAGAGGGCGGAGAAAGTCGTCGAATCATCGCTCGTTGGCAAACAATGCAGGACGACAAAATGGTCGGAGTCGGCGACTTGAGTTGGTCAAATCGAGACAATTTCAATAGCACGGCGGCTTTGGAGGCTATGCTGGTGTCTTCTGTTTTGAAACGGAACATGACAACACAGGTTCTTAT AATATCAGCGACTCCGAGCTTAATTGAATAA